TCACTGTCATTGAATGCAAATCAGTGGTGTTAGCGACGGGTGCAAGTGGCATGAAAGGCCCGCACTGGCCAATTCATAGTTTGACTGGCGATGGGGATGCTATGGCCTACCGTGCCGGTGCTTCGATCACCGGAAAAGAGTTCATGGATCCGCATCCAACGAGCGCAGAAAAACCCGCGGACTTTAACTGGCAGTTCAAGTTCGGTGGTCAAAAGCTCGAAGACAAAGGGCCGCCTCAGGGGCATCTAACGAACGCTGAGGGTGATGTCGTGTCTCAACGTGGCACCCTGTTTCTGGAATTAGAATTTGAAGCCCACGCAGGGCGCGCGCCAATACAGTTCCACCCCGAAGGTGAGCGGGTTGAAGGACGCACCTTGGTAGGTGGCGGCGCGCTCGGTATGTCTATTCACAAGGCCGAGGGCGTTTGGGCCAAAGACATGAACGGCTGGAGTGGCGTGCCCGGCTTGTACGCAGCTGGTGATGCTCTCGGATCTATGGCCAGCGGTGCCACCTATGCGGCAATGGGCTTGTCGTCCGCCAATTGTACCGTGACAGGCGCACGCGCTGGAACGGCTGCTGCCGTCTATGCGGCGACAATCGATCAGACAAGCATCACGCCCGAACAGATTGAAGAGACACGAACAAGAATACTTGCGCCCATGGAACGCAAAGGCGGGTATTCCCCTGGCTGGGTTACGAACCTATTGCAGGGCTACATGATGCCGTACTTTGTCTTGATGGTGAAAGACGGGGATCGATTGCAGGCCACTCTGACGTTGATTGAATTCATGCGCGATCATCTTGTGCCGAAAATGTACGCCAAAGACGCACATGAACTTCGTTTGGTTCATGAAACCGCCAACATGGTCCTCAACGCCGAGATGCGTCTACGTGCCGGATTGTTCCGCACCGAAAGTCGCGGCTGCCATTATCGAGAAGACTTCCCATCGCGTGACGACGACTGGCTTGCTTGGGTTTTGATCGGTGAGCAAGACGGAAAGATGGTGCTTGAGAAAGAGCTGGTCCCCGATGAATGGAAACCGGATTTGTCGCGCCCCTACGTCGAACGCTACGAATGGCGTTTGCCGAACGAAGTCATCCCAACTGCCGAAGAAACAGCAAGGTAGAAAACCATGAGCAAGAAATTACCCCCTAAACCGGACACTCAAAAGCCAGCGGCGAGCGTGGTCAACATCGACTACGACCTGTGCATCAACTGCGCCATTTGCATTCGCTCATGTCCGGTTGATGTGTTGCGGATCAACAGAGAAACTAGGTGGTTAGAGGCGACTTACTGGGAAGATTGCATGCTGTGCAAACTTTGCGAGTTGGATTGCCCAGAGCCCGGGGCCATCACAATCTCAGCTGACAAACCGTTGGGTTTTGCCATGAGTTTCGGTTGATGAAAACAAGCGCCGGAGACGTCGGGCGACAGCTATGCATCGACCCGGCGCTGAAAGTAATAAACTCAACTTAAGATCGAGGATTTAAAGGAATGACATACGTTGTCACAGATGCCTGCATTCAGTGCAAATTCACAGATTGTGTGGAGGTTTGCCCCGTCGATTGTTTCTACGAGGGTGAAAACACGCTCGTGATCGCGCCCGACGAATGTATTGATTGCGGGGTTTGCGAACCCGAATGCCCTGCGGATGCTATTATTCCGGACACTGAAAGCGCTGCGGAAAAGTGGATTGCGTTCAACGGTAAATACGCTGCCCTGTGGCCTGTCATCATCGAAAAGAAAGAGCCTCTGGAAAACGCGGATGACTTTGTCGGCGTAGAAGGAAAGCTCGAGAAGTATTTCTCTGAAGCACCAGCGGAGTAATGGGAAGTGTCTTGCCCCAAAGCCGGAACCCATCATGGCGAGTTTGTGAAACGCGGCCTCCGAAATAGGTTGCATTGACAGGTATCGCCAACTCCTGAGCATGCCCACATCCGCACCGCGCAAACCTATTGATCCAGATCATTGTTAGGGATCATGCCCTTTCGGTATTGTTTATTGAAGGTCAGGTTGGCTGATTTATGCCCGTCGAAAAGGGCGTAAGTACGCGCATGATTGCACAGAAAAAATGGAGGCGCTGATGCTGATCCTTGTAAAAATTCTGCTGACACTGTTGACCTTGGCCTACAGTGCTATTCCGACAAATTATGATCTCAGCGACACCCATGCGACTAATCCGTCTTGGACGCCGCATGCTCGTTGGCATGTTGTATGGCAGGTTGCTTCC
This Octadecabacter temperatus DNA region includes the following protein-coding sequences:
- a CDS encoding FAD-dependent oxidoreductase — encoded protein: MTKERVMKTDVLVIGGGIAGGYAAIKAADAGASVTLIDKGYMSRSGQSPYVDSFLVFNEDWGDNLDEWMDMIGQVGEHVNHREWTKAGFVESHDRYEELVEWGVEFAKHDDGTLFRKTAKLGPAKTLFMEPAKVPTVLREQALARGVNILYRRMINDLLVRDGKVVGAVGFGIKGTALTVIECKSVVLATGASGMKGPHWPIHSLTGDGDAMAYRAGASITGKEFMDPHPTSAEKPADFNWQFKFGGQKLEDKGPPQGHLTNAEGDVVSQRGTLFLELEFEAHAGRAPIQFHPEGERVEGRTLVGGGALGMSIHKAEGVWAKDMNGWSGVPGLYAAGDALGSMASGATYAAMGLSSANCTVTGARAGTAAAVYAATIDQTSITPEQIEETRTRILAPMERKGGYSPGWVTNLLQGYMMPYFVLMVKDGDRLQATLTLIEFMRDHLVPKMYAKDAHELRLVHETANMVLNAEMRLRAGLFRTESRGCHYREDFPSRDDDWLAWVLIGEQDGKMVLEKELVPDEWKPDLSRPYVERYEWRLPNEVIPTAEETAR
- a CDS encoding 4Fe-4S dicluster domain-containing protein, giving the protein MSKKLPPKPDTQKPAASVVNIDYDLCINCAICIRSCPVDVLRINRETRWLEATYWEDCMLCKLCELDCPEPGAITISADKPLGFAMSFG
- the fdxA gene encoding ferredoxin FdxA: MTYVVTDACIQCKFTDCVEVCPVDCFYEGENTLVIAPDECIDCGVCEPECPADAIIPDTESAAEKWIAFNGKYAALWPVIIEKKEPLENADDFVGVEGKLEKYFSEAPAE